A genome region from Nocardioides cynanchi includes the following:
- a CDS encoding phosphoadenylyl-sulfate reductase, whose amino-acid sequence MGLDHVSRLEQTARRGAEELDGATATEILAWADEALGQRVVVASSMQDALVVDLAAQVRPGFDVVFLDTGYHFAETLLLRDAVASTYDVRLINVLPGQTVEEQDAQHGERLHERNPDLCCSLRKVTPLNTILGLYDGWVTGLRRSETETREKAGPVEWDERRQMVKINPIVDWSDDDVASYVEEREVLVNLLRSDGYASIGCAPCTARVAPGQDARAGRWSGTGKNECGIHLG is encoded by the coding sequence ATGGGGCTCGACCACGTAAGCCGTCTCGAGCAGACGGCCCGCCGTGGTGCCGAGGAGCTCGACGGTGCGACGGCCACGGAGATCCTGGCCTGGGCCGACGAGGCCCTCGGCCAGCGGGTCGTCGTCGCGTCGAGCATGCAGGACGCTCTGGTCGTCGACCTGGCCGCCCAGGTGCGGCCCGGCTTCGACGTGGTCTTCCTCGACACCGGCTACCACTTCGCCGAGACGCTGCTGCTGCGCGACGCCGTGGCCTCGACGTACGACGTACGCCTGATCAACGTCCTGCCCGGACAGACCGTCGAGGAGCAGGACGCCCAGCACGGTGAGCGGCTGCACGAGCGCAACCCCGACCTGTGCTGCTCGCTGCGCAAGGTGACGCCGCTGAACACCATCCTGGGCCTGTACGACGGCTGGGTCACCGGGCTGCGGCGCAGCGAGACCGAGACCCGCGAGAAGGCCGGCCCGGTCGAGTGGGACGAGCGTCGCCAGATGGTGAAGATCAACCCGATCGTGGACTGGAGCGACGACGACGTGGCGTCGTACGTCGAGGAGCGCGAGGTGCTGGTCAACCTGCTGCGCTCCGACGGCTACGCCTCGATCGGCTGCGCCCCCTGCACCGCCCGCGTCGCGCCAGGGCAGGACGCCCGGGCCGGTCGCTGGTCGGGCACCGGCAAGAACGAGTGCGGCATCCACCTGGGCTGA
- a CDS encoding NAD-dependent epimerase/dehydratase family protein has protein sequence MKVLVLGGDGFCGWPTSLHLSAKGHDVKIVDNFARRNADVELEVSSLTPISPMGSRLAAWNVLTGREIGFERFDVAENYHRLLTLIKEWQPDAVVHFAEQRAAPYSMKSSWHKRYTVSNNLNATNNLLAALVEAECDAHVVHLGTMGVYGYGTAGVKIPEGYLRIQVPTDDGTVVESEILYPPNPGSIYHLTKTQDQLFFAYYNKNDGVRVTDLHQGIVWGTQTTETRLDERLINRFDYDGDYGTVLNRFLMQAAVKYPLTVHGSGGQTRAFIHIQDTVRCIELAIENPPAAGERVQVFNQMTETHRLIDLAQIVSRLTGAEIDHIENPRNEADSNDLFVENRQLIELGLEPILLEDTLMEEVTEIAGKYADRVDLSKIEARSLWRKKS, from the coding sequence ATGAAGGTACTCGTGCTCGGTGGTGACGGCTTCTGCGGTTGGCCCACCTCGCTGCATCTGTCCGCGAAGGGCCACGACGTCAAGATCGTCGACAACTTCGCCCGCCGGAACGCCGATGTCGAGCTCGAGGTCTCGTCGCTGACGCCCATCTCGCCGATGGGCAGCCGGCTGGCTGCATGGAACGTGCTGACCGGTCGGGAGATCGGCTTCGAGCGGTTCGACGTCGCGGAGAACTACCACCGCCTGCTGACCCTGATCAAGGAGTGGCAGCCGGACGCGGTGGTGCACTTCGCCGAGCAGCGCGCCGCGCCGTACTCCATGAAGTCGTCGTGGCACAAGCGCTACACCGTGAGCAACAACCTCAACGCCACCAACAACCTGCTGGCGGCGCTGGTCGAGGCCGAGTGCGACGCCCACGTGGTCCACCTCGGCACGATGGGGGTCTACGGCTACGGCACGGCCGGCGTGAAGATCCCCGAGGGCTACCTCCGGATCCAGGTCCCGACCGACGACGGCACGGTGGTCGAGTCGGAGATCCTCTACCCGCCCAACCCCGGGTCGATCTACCACCTCACCAAGACCCAGGACCAGCTCTTCTTCGCCTACTACAACAAGAACGACGGCGTGCGGGTCACCGACCTGCACCAGGGCATCGTGTGGGGCACCCAGACGACGGAGACCCGGCTGGACGAGCGGCTGATCAACCGGTTCGACTACGACGGCGACTACGGCACCGTGCTCAACCGCTTCCTGATGCAGGCCGCGGTGAAGTACCCCCTGACCGTCCACGGCAGCGGTGGCCAGACGCGCGCGTTCATCCACATCCAGGACACCGTCCGCTGCATCGAGCTGGCCATCGAGAACCCGCCGGCCGCCGGCGAGCGCGTCCAGGTGTTCAACCAGATGACCGAGACGCACCGGCTGATCGACCTGGCGCAGATCGTCTCCCGGCTCACCGGCGCGGAGATCGACCACATCGAGAACCCGCGCAACGAGGCCGACTCCAACGACCTGTTCGTGGAGAACCGCCAGCTGATCGAGCTGGGCCTGGAGCCGATCCTCCTGGAGGACACGCTCATGGAGGAGGTCACCGAGATCGCCGGCAAGTACGCCGACCGCGTGGACCTGTCGAAGATCGAGGCACGGTCGTTGTGGCGCAAGAAGTCCTGA
- a CDS encoding electron transfer flavoprotein subunit alpha/FixB family protein: MTEILVVVDHAESPEGLSVKKPTFEMLTLAARLGEPSAVFIGPTAHNAEVVEAVKKYGAAKVYAIDDAPLKGFLVAPKAEALQQLVEKTSPGAVLIASSAEGKEIAARLAIKTDSGLITDAVDVEEGPVTTQSVFAGSYTVKAKVTKGTPIITVKPNSAAPVEAEGAGALEEFAVTVSDAAKGAQIVASQPRKATGRPELTEAAIVVSGGRGTGGKFEPVEGLADALGAAVGASRAAVDSGWKPHSYQIGQTGKTVSPQLYIAAGISGAIQHRAGMQTSKTIVAVNKDEEAPIFELVDFGVVGDLHTVLPAVTEEVTQRKG, from the coding sequence ATGACCGAGATCCTGGTCGTCGTCGACCACGCCGAGTCCCCCGAGGGCCTGTCGGTGAAGAAGCCGACCTTCGAGATGCTCACCCTCGCTGCCCGCCTGGGCGAGCCGTCCGCGGTCTTCATCGGCCCGACCGCCCATAACGCCGAGGTCGTCGAGGCCGTCAAGAAGTACGGCGCCGCCAAGGTCTACGCGATCGACGACGCCCCGCTCAAGGGCTTCCTGGTCGCGCCCAAGGCCGAGGCGCTCCAGCAGCTGGTGGAGAAGACCTCCCCGGGTGCGGTGCTGATCGCCTCCTCCGCCGAGGGCAAGGAGATCGCGGCCCGGCTCGCGATCAAGACCGACTCCGGCCTGATCACCGACGCCGTCGACGTCGAGGAGGGGCCGGTCACGACGCAGAGTGTGTTCGCCGGCAGCTACACGGTGAAGGCGAAGGTCACCAAGGGCACCCCGATCATCACCGTCAAGCCGAACTCCGCCGCGCCCGTCGAGGCCGAGGGCGCGGGCGCGCTCGAGGAGTTCGCGGTCACCGTGTCCGACGCGGCGAAGGGCGCCCAGATCGTGGCCTCCCAGCCGCGCAAGGCAACCGGCCGTCCGGAGCTCACCGAGGCCGCGATCGTGGTCTCCGGCGGCCGTGGCACCGGCGGCAAGTTCGAGCCGGTCGAGGGCCTGGCCGACGCGCTCGGCGCCGCCGTGGGCGCCTCCCGGGCTGCGGTCGACTCCGGCTGGAAGCCGCACAGCTACCAGATCGGGCAGACCGGCAAGACCGTCTCGCCCCAGTTGTACATCGCCGCGGGCATCTCCGGCGCCATCCAGCACCGGGCCGGCATGCAGACCTCGAAGACCATCGTCGCGGTCAACAAGGACGAGGAGGCGCCGATCTTCGAGCTCGTCGACTTCGGCGTCGTCGGCGACCTGCACACGGTGCTCCCCGCGGTCACCGAGGAAGTCACCCAGCGCAAGGGTTGA